CAAAATGCTCCTTGCAGATGTGCTGCGCCTTCTGCAGTGCCTCGGCGGAATTGTCTGCCACCAGGTGCACCGAGAGGGAGACGTACTCGGCAGATAGGGACCAGACGTGCAGGTCGTGCACACTGATGACACCGTCgatctgctgcagcgccgtctccaGTGCGTAGTAGTCGACGCTTGCCGGCGTGCTCTCCATCAGAATGCTGAGCAGGTCCATCAGCAACGCCTTGGTCATGTTCAGCGTGATGAGAGCGAACATGACGGAGCAGAACGGATCGGCAAGGTTGAAGAGGGAGTGCTCGTACATGTGATTGCCGTAGTAAGCTAGGTTGCTGAAGTAGATGAAAATGCCAGCAAAAATGACACCGACGGACTGGACGCAGTCGCCCATGGCGTGCAGGATAGCGGCGTGCACAGCGAAACCCTTGTGGCTGCCAATGCCGCCACCGTTTTCCGCTGGATAGCCGTGACCGTGTTCATGGTCGTGACCGTGCTCATGGTCGTGACCGTGATCGTGACGGTCGTCGTGTCCGTGGTTATGCCCGTGGTCGCCCTCGTGAAGATCTCTATAACTGTGATGATGGTCGTGcacctcgctctcgccgTGGCTGTGCCCGTGCGAGGAGCCGAAGTGGCTGTGGCCGTGAGAGCCGCCAAAGTAGAGGATGGAGGCACACACAACGTTCACCACCATGCCAAGCACACCAACTAAAATCATGAGACGCGAGTCCACCGCCTGACACTCGCGAGCCTTTGCTACGCCAGCGGAAGCTTGCGCCGGTACGCGACTGCACATGTACATGTCGTAGGTGCGGTACCCTGCCTCAATCACAATCCAGGTCACCAAAGCCCAGATCGAAAAGACGGAGATGAGGGTGCCAATCACCTCAGCCCGGTGCCATCCATAGCTGTAGCGGCCGCACGCCGTACGCCCAGCCGCGACAAGGGCACCAATGCTCAGTGCATAGGACCCGACATCAGTCAACAAGTGGATGGCGTCCGTGAGTAGGGCCAGCGAGTGGGCAATCACACCGCTGGCAAACTCAACGATCATAAAGACAAAGCAGAAGATGAGGGCGCCCAGGAGAACCTTCTTCTCCGACTCGCGACGGGCATTCACGGCAGACAGCGCCTCATCAATCGTGCGCTCTTCGGCAAGCGTGACGTGCACCGTATTAGACGCAGTGTGGTAGTTGGTGACCGCCGGGCCGGCAGTGGCTACCGTCAACCCCGTCGTCTCTCTCGGTTGCTCAGGTGACATCGTGACGGGACCCAATAGCAAGTGTATATATGTCTAGATCGAGAGAGATACAGATGGATTTCGAAGTGTTCACGGCAGCAGAGACACCTTTCAGTAGACCAAACAGCTCAGAACTCGGTGGGAAGTGACGCGGTGACAGCAACTCATCAATCCTACGCTGACAGCGACGAAGCacacagagaaggagggcgagggagagagggaggcggcggcggcggagacaAGAAGGGAGCTGAGTGCTTCGGTAAAGGGCTAGCGAAACGCGGAGATGACGAAGTAAATCGTGAGAAAAAGCAACGGCCGAATAGGGGGATGAGGCGCGGCGAGAAGAGCCGAAAACGGCAACAAAGAGAAGCCCACGAAACCGATCaaaagacacgcacacaggaaGACCTGAGCAGtaatacacgcacacacacacacacacacacacacacaacaatAACAAAGGAATGTGCCGTCGAGTTGTGCAGTTCTcttgtgtgtgggtgggtgtagGTGTAGGAGCGAGTGTATTGATGAACTGCACCGATGAAGTGCGAAGGAAGCGAAGGAGAAACAGCTGAATACGAGTAGAGAGCATCAGAGCACGGAGTCCTTCGGTCCTGCCAGCTGCACCGTGTGTGATCGGCACTCCGATTCCAGCGGCAAAGCCTCCAACACGTAAGGTTTGTCGATTTGTTTTTGCCTCAACGCATTGAGGGGCCCGCGAGAAGGGGCGTACCTCGGTGCGCGGCATCCACGGCGCAGTGCACTCGCACTCTCTGGGAAGACGCCCAGCAGTCTCCATATCCCTGTCCATGCCCAGTCACTTCTGGTTATGAGGAATTCACGTACCCACGTAGCAGGAAGGTGGGTCAGAGCGACGTACCGCTGCCGATGTTGGCGGCCAGGTCCTGGCTGACGTGACGCtggcgagagcggcgacaGGGCACGCGTTTCTGCCATTTGTATGATGCGCGCAGTGTCAGGGGAGCTCGAGTGTACCCCACGCCCCGCCCTCGCGCTGCGTGCCGGTGTGCGGAGCCGGCGTGTCACCCCGGGGAGGGAGATGCGccaggggtggcggccggcagaGTGGGAGCGGCTGTTAGGAGGCGGGTGGGTTGAGGTCGAGACAGGAGCCCTTCGCTGAGATGACCGAGCCGGCGCATCTGCTGTAGGGCGCGTctaccgctgccgtcgcaccaggcagggagagggtggggtggtgtGGGGGGTCCTGGGACAGGTCGGTGGGCATA
This Leishmania major strain Friedlin complete genome, chromosome 31 DNA region includes the following protein-coding sequences:
- a CDS encoding zinc transporter-like protein, whose amino-acid sequence is MSPEQPRETTGLTVATAGPAVTNYHTASNTVHVTLAEERTIDEALSAVNARRESEKKVLLGALIFCFVFMIVEFASGVIAHSLALLTDAIHLLTDVGSYALSIGALVAAGRTACGRYSYGWHRAEVIGTLISVFSIWALVTWIVIEAGYRTYDMYMCSRVPAQASAGVAKARECQAVDSRLMILVGVLGMVVNVVCASILYFGGSHGHSHFGSSHGHSHGESEVHDHHHSYRDLHEGDHGHNHGHDDRHDHGHDHEHGHDHEHGHGYPAENGGGIGSHKGFAVHAAILHAMGDCVQSVGVIFAGIFIYFSNLAYYGNHMYEHSLFNLADPFCSVMFALITLNMTKALLMDLLSILMESTPASVDYYALETALQQIDGVISVHDLHVWSLSAEYVSLSVHLVADNSAEALQKAQHICKEHFGIGHTTIQIDSVAVGTAGCASACASPTAHDEILSHYM